The Arachis hypogaea cultivar Tifrunner chromosome 16, arahy.Tifrunner.gnm2.J5K5, whole genome shotgun sequence genome contains a region encoding:
- the LOC112758890 gene encoding uncharacterized protein, which translates to MTTTATTTGTFLPPTVCALQNHHSSKYANLVVSLHRNTFGFRFGNTRLRSTPSHRRVVVAVTQGSAESNKSDENIPSWAKPDSDEPPPWARNEASASSSLQQGFQVPFFIYLLASAITAIAAIGSIFEYVNQRPVFGVLGSDSVFYAPLLGFFAFTGIPSSAFLWYKSVQAANKEAEEQDKRDGFF; encoded by the exons ATGACCACCACTGCTACCACTACTGGCACCTTCTTGCCACCGACGGTATGCGCTTTACAGAATCATCATTCATCAAAATACGCTAACTTAGTGGTATCTCTGCATCGCAATACCTTTGGATTTCGATTTGGAAATACAAGATTACGGTCAACACCTTCCCATAGGCGTGTGGTGGTTGCGGTGACTCAAGGATCAGCAGAGTCCAACAAATCCGACGAAAATATTCCTTCGTGGGCAAAGCCAGATTCCGATGAGCCTCCGCCATGGGCTCGTAATGAAGCTAGCGCATCTTCTTCTTTGCAGCAAGGATTTCAAGTTCCATTCTTCATTTACTTGCTTGCCTCTGCTATAACTGCTATTGCCGCA ATAGGTTCGATTTTCGAGTATGTGAACCAAAGGCCGGTGTTCGGAGTTTTGGGATCAGATAGCGTGTTTTATGCTCCCTTGTTGGGTTTCTTTGCCTTCACCGGCATTCCTTCCTCG GCATTTCTATGGTACAAATCTGTTCAAGCTGCTAACAAAGAAGCAGAAGAACAAGACAAGAGGGATGGGTTTTTTTAG
- the LOC112754473 gene encoding uncharacterized protein, which yields MPFTMKIQPIDSDVCEETRRLELVKPVAKWRLKRLFERQFPGVLRSSSAAAVAVEKIAGDDAHFGKDVAGADLEPNSVCLARMVQSFMEDNHDNKHPVSVKCSRNRCNCFNGNCDDNSDGESDAGFGETNQPPSGEALEILKGLVACGSKSERNLLADTAKIVEKNKIICKRKDGDCRKLVTEALLALGYDAAICKSRWEKTPFYPAGEYEYIDVIIGNERVVVDVDFRSEFEIARPTKAYKAILQTVPYIFVGKCERLQSMVAIVSEAAKQSLKKKGMPVPPWRKVEYVRAKWLSPHTRVFPPSSSQGIKNNAEENQVLAGGAGEFKVSRGESDESNIVIQSKPPEIKAKSSLSALAAVLNETP from the exons atgccttTTACAATGAAGATTCAGCCGATTGATTCTGACGTTTGTGAAGAGACGAGGAGGCTGGAGTTGGTGAAGCCGGTGGCCAAGTGGCGGTTGAAGCGCCTCTTCGAGCGCCAGTTCCCCGGCGTTCTGAGGAGCTCGTCGGCGGCGGCGGTGGCGGTCGAGAAGATCGCCGGCGACGATGCGCATTTCGGCAAGGACGTAGCTGGTGCCGATTTGGAACCGAACTCCGTGTGTCTGGCGAGAATGGTGCAGAGTTTCATGGAAGATAATCACGATAATAAGCACCCGGTTTCCGTTAAGTGTTCCCGTAACCGCTGTAACTGCTTCAACGGCAACTGCGACGACAACTCCGACGGTGAATCGGACGCCGGTTTCGGAGAAACTAACCAGCCTCCCTCCGGCGAAGCTCTCGAAATCCTCAAG GGTTTGGTGGCGTGTGGGAGCAAGAGCGAGAGGAATCTGTTAGCGGACACAGCGAAGATAGTTGAGAAGAACAAGATAATCTGTAAACGCAAAGACGGCGATTGCAGAAAGCTCGTCACGGAGGCTTTGTTAGCTCTTGGCTACGATGCTGCAATCTGCAAATCTCGCTGGGAGAAAACTCCTTTCTATCCCGCTG gGGAATACGAGTACATTGATGTGATAATTGGGAACGAGAGAGTGGTGGTTGACGTTGATTTCAGATCGGAGTTCGAGATTGCTCGCCCGACCAAGGCGTACAAGGCGATCCTTCAAACTGTTCCGTACATATTCGTTGGCAAGTGTGAGCGGTTGCAGAGTATGGTGGCGATTGTGTCGGAGGCGGCGAAGCAGAGCTTGAAGAAGAAGGGAATGCCGGTTCCGCCGTGGAGGAAGGTCGAATACGTCAGAGCGAAATGGCTCTCCCCTCACACGCGAGTTTTTCCGCCTTCCTCCTCGCAAGGGATCAAAAACAACGCGGAGGAAAACCAGGTTTTGGCCGGCGGCGCCGGCGAGTTTAAAGTGAGTCGTGGCGAGTCGGATGAGTCTAATATTGTGATCCAATCCAAACCACCGGAGATAAAGGCCAAGAGCTCGCTCTCTGCTTTGGCTGCTGTGTTAAATGAAACCCcataa
- the LOC112754504 gene encoding beta-carotene isomerase D27, chloroplastic-like: MEAKFFPYNNTLLRIRCSSKAHLMMKRKPDVIVAMHTRHHRSSSDESSSLIHKDNWFDRLAINHLSKCVQDATGLRNSKSGYESLVEAATVASQKFDPIQQRQLVIQALHTTLPNFIFSFTKMLPPSKFTRQVFAAFTTLFFAWLIGPSQVRESEVNGRKEKNVVYFKKCRFLEEMNFVGMCTNLCKIPTQSFIKDSMGMPVTMVPNFDDMSCEMIFGQDPPPLIDDPALKQPCYKLCKAKKKHETDNCLS, from the exons ATGGAAGCAAAGTTTTTTCCATACAACAACACACTACTACGTATACGGTGTTCATCAAAAGCACACTTGATGATGAAACGTAAACCAGATGTTATAGTAGCGATGCACACAAGGCATCATCGTTCCTCTTCAGATGAATCTAGTAGTTTGATCCACAAAGATAATTGGTTTGATCGCTTAGCCATAAACCATCTTTCAAAATGTGTTCAAGATGCCACAG GATTAAGGAACAGTAAGAGCGGGTATGAGAGCCTCGTAGAGGCAGCTACGGTGGCTTCCCAGAAATTCGATCCCATTCAGCAACGACAGCTTGTCATTCAAGCTCTTCACACAACCTTACCAAACTTCATATTTTCATTC ACGAAAATGTTACCACCATCGAAATTCACAAGACAAGTATTTGCAGCTTTTACCACCTTGTTCTTTGCCTGGTTAATTGGCCCCTCTCAG GTTAGAGAATCGGAGGTCAACGGAAGAAAGGAAAAAAACGTGGTTTACTTCAAAAAATGCAg GTTTTTAGAAGAGATGAATTTTGTAGGAATGTGTACTAATCTCTGTAAAATTCCAACTCAATCGTTTATAAAGGACTCTATGGGTATGCCAGTTACCATGGTCCCTA ATTTTGATGACATGAGTTGTGAAATGATATTTGGGCAGGATCCTCCACCATTAATTGATGATCCAGCACTAAAGCAACCCTGCTATAAACTAT GCAAGgcaaagaaaaagcatgaaaCGGATAACTGCCTCAGTTAG